Proteins from one Ranitomeya variabilis isolate aRanVar5 chromosome 1, aRanVar5.hap1, whole genome shotgun sequence genomic window:
- the MGAT2 gene encoding alpha-1,6-mannosyl-glycoprotein 2-beta-N-acetylglucosaminyltransferase produces MRCRIYKRKVVILALVVIGCGLALWNSGKQKKNDFVQDVELEKPHSRVHVSPGIRKMANDSVVEKAQKPEVDNVTLVYRSVVFQLNFDQTIKNVESINRPLDDVVIVVQVHNRPEFLHQLLESLRRAKGIENVLLIFSHDYWSPEINQIVASIDFCQVLQIFFPFSIQLYPNEFPGHDPKDCPRDIEKKDAIKLSCINAEYPDSFGHYREAKFSQTKHHWWWKLHFVWEKVKALKDHKGLVLFIEEDHYLAPDFYYVLKKMWNRKIEECPDCDVMTLGTYARLQTFSEKADKVEVKTWKSTEHNMGMTMSRDTYQRLLQCTDTFCSYDDYNWDWTLQHLTVTCLPKFWKVIVPEVPRIYHIGSCGMHHKKSCKPTTESAKLEALFLGNQQYLFPENLAISRRYSMAALSPHVKNGGWGDIRDHELCKSYRRLQ; encoded by the coding sequence ATGAGGTGCCGAATATATAAGAGGAAAGTCGTCATCCTCGCTCTGGTGGTGATAGGCTGCGGCTTGGCATTGTGGAACAGTGGCAAGCAAAAGAAAAATGACTTTGTGCAAGACGTGGAGCTGGAGAAACCACACAGCCGGGTGCACGTGTCTCCAGGAATTAGGAAAATGGCCAACGACTCGGTGGTGGAAAAAGCTCAGAAGCCGGAAGTGGATAACGTGACCTTGGTGTACAGGTCCGTGGTTTTCCAACTCAATTTTGATCAGACGATTAAAAACGTAGAAAGCATAAACCGTCCTCTAGATGACGTGGTTATAGTAGTGCAGGTGCACAACCGCCCTGAGTTTTTGCACCAGCTCTTGGAGTCACTGCGCAGAGCTAAGGGCATAGAGAATGTACTATTGATCTTCAGCCACGACTACTGGTCCCCGGAAATTAACCAGATTGTGGCCAGCATAGATTTTTGTCAAGTGCTTCAGATCTTTTTCCCTTTCAGTATTCAGCTGTACCCTAATGAGTTCCCAGGGCATGACCCCAAGGATTGTCCAAGGGACATAGAGAAGAAGGATGCCATCAAGCTCAGCTGCATCAATGCTGAATACCCAGATTCGTTCGGACATTACAGAGAAGCTAAGTTCTCCCAGACGAAGCATCACTGGTGGTGGAAACTGCATTTTGTGTGGGAGAAGGTCAAGGCCCTGAAAGACCATAAGGGTCTGGTCCTGTTCATCGAAGAAGATCATTACCTAGCCCCTGACTTTTACTACGTCCTTAAGAAAATGTGGAACAGGAAAATCGAGGAGTGTCCCGACTGTGACGTCATGACCCTCGGGACCTACGCCCGTCTCCAGACGTTCTCTGAGAAAGCAGATAAAGTGGAGGTGAAGACCTGGAAGTCTACTGAACACAACATGGGGATGACTATGAGCAGGGACACGTACCAGAGACTCCTCCAGTGCACGGACACTTTCTGCTCTTATGATGACTATAACTGGGACTGGACCCTTCAGCACTTGACTGTTACTTGTCTTCCTAAGTTCTGGAAAGTGATTGTGCCTGAGGTTCCCAGGATCTATCACATCGGGAGCTGCGGGATGCACCATAAGAAATCCTGTAAGCCAACGACAGAAAGTGCCAAACTGGAAGCTTTGTTCTTGGGCAACCAGCAGTACCTGTTTCCCGAGAACCTGGCAATCAGCAGACGATACTCCATGGCGGCTTTGTCGCCCCATGTGAAAAATGGGGGATGGGGAGACATTAGAGACCATGAGCTATGTAAGAGCTACCGCAGACTGCAGTAA